The Lytechinus variegatus isolate NC3 chromosome 1, Lvar_3.0, whole genome shotgun sequence nucleotide sequence TGTTTCTATTATGGTATTACTCCTGTATGAACTCGGGAGGCCAGCTGTTTGCTGGCaaatgccaagctggtatatacattggaaatattttgtatattatcaccatatcatcacgatcatcattatcatcaccaccaccagcagcatcatcattattgttattttcagtataatcatcatcctcaccatatTAAGACTACGGTGAAATATCAAGTGTCAGGCCTGTTACATTTGTAGGGCCTTTCTCaacactccccccccctccccatttacTACTTGTTCTTGATGCTGACAACTTACATTGGTGTCCAAGGTGAAGCGATGGTAGATGCCAGCTGGAAGAACAAAGAATGTTCCCTTGGTGAACTTCATGCGGACCCAACGCTCCTTGTAGTCTCGAAAGTCAAAGTACCCGCTCCCATCAAGGCAAAATCGAATTTCTTCATCCAGATGAAGATGCTCTTCAAAGAACATCTTGATCTGTTCAAAAGTGAAAGAGAAATATTGAGAAAGAAAGTTCTACCTCCAAATTAATACACTCCTACAAGTTCTGAATCCCAAATCTAGAGTAGAAAATGAAAGACAATCTATGCAAGTCTTATTAGTCAAATGCCAAAagctttctctccctttcccccaCATTTTGGCCGCAATGGGCAAAACTTGCATGTTTACAAGAGTGaaatcacaaatcaaattatatCAAATGTAACATTCATCTAAATAATTAATTCTGTATTAATCTTCTTTGAAAAGAGCATATAATAGCCCTTTTCAGTCTCGAGAAGAATAACTATTGTTTTACCAGGGTTGgcattttttatgataaaaaaaatcagatttatgTGATTTGATTCagaatttttatttctatcagattttttaaagaaaaaattttgaaacaaagCTATATATAGAGGCTTTGGGGCTCATTTTTTCTGACAAGCATTCGATtggaacattatttgtctatttCAATTCTACTTATGGTCAGAGACTGTAAAGAACATTTAgttcatatttacatttatcAACAAAAGCCTTCAAGCATACTTTCAGAGCATATTAGAGCGTACAAGGAAACTcttgaggtacatgtatgtccaaagACTTAGGTCTCACCAAACTTTTTTATTACAGACAACTAGAAAATTATATGTTTAATACCTTTTCTTCGTAATTGGGAAGCCCCTCTTTTGTGATGGTGATCTCATCTTCATAGGAATAGCCACGATCCTTCCTGACCTTGTTGTATGTTGCATCATTCTGATAGTCATCTGGATTTACCTATCAAAAAAGATCAAAGGAAAATTTTAGAAATTTTCTAAGGTCTGATACTCTATACATAGAAAATCAAAGCTTCTAGCCTTCTAGTAGGAAGACTTTATCCTGGGGgtcttttcataaagctgttcataagttaaaaGTGACTTTAAAAGACTGGTGATACTTTCTTACGCGATAATTAATCTCagatgaacatttaatggtgaatatcagaaccagtcgttcttaaagttgctctaaacttacaaacagctttttATAAAACACCTACCAGGGCACTGATCATCGAGTAAAATGACACTGAAAATGAAGGCCACAAAGGGCAACTTGTAACCCCAAGGATTAATCACCCTCAGAAATTATCTAATTATCTTCTTTTGGCTCTGTAACATCGTTCTGCGCAAGCCTTGTGGGTGAGTTGCGGTGATTGCCCACAACCAGGGTTGGCACGTTTTAAACCTTTTGTTTTAAAACACCcgtattttttacaaaaaatttgtgttttaaaaCACTGCATAGACTGGTGCGTTGACGGTTGTAAATTTGCATGGATgtgattttatatttattttttttatacttttatttcttaGGTGGTGTATTACTTTCTTTTAACTAATTAAAGCTGTTTCTCAACAGGTACTCTTTTTCTTGAACTTTCTCTTTCCCCCAATTCTCCCCTGCTCTTGCTTTGTCATGATCCTTTCCTCTTTGTCAAATTAAGTGCACTTCAATCCATATtaaaaatattctcattttaacaAACATATCTGAGTGTTGTGCTCACTTTTTGGACAGGGAAAGAAACACTATTTAAAATAAGCTCAAATACGTACACGTATATACAGTATTTAATAGTACAGTAGTACTTGAATAAAATGGAAGTGTTACACAAgcataatattttacaaatagaCTATAAAACTGACATATATACTCTTGAGGTATACACGAAAGCAGGTGAAACATTGGGCTTcgtaaagatgaagaaaagtaCTTGAAACAGTATAAGATAATCAGCTGGCAGACCTTAACCCTAACAATCCCAAGGGACCTTAAAGGCCCCCTCAAAAATTTCTATGATAAATCCATAAACATGACAGGGCCAGGCCATATCATTCAGGATTATTTAAGGGATACATGCATGGGTATGTGGTTATGATATTACACaacaagtgcatgtcagacctcGAATTGCCcgtgatttcatgtataaaACCAATGTGAAAATTTTTCTTGCTAaaatttgtatcattatttgTCCTTAATAATGATTGGAAAATTATTGCcaataatttccattaaaaggcaatagaaacaaaaaagtttttaaaaaccgtatggtagtggatcgtattaccgaacactttttatgaattcaatcatatcaaacacattgtTGTCATAAAATTATGACGGAATAAAGCCaaattttggtatgtatccaaCTTTTCCTTCCTAAATCTTTTAGATAATTCTTAAAAGCAccatcttcatattttttttcaattttagtggaggggacatatgaaATTCTTGCCAAGTGTGGCTTTGGTAAGtctagaaaaaagaaatgtaattaCTAATTTACAGGGTTggcatttttttgtgaaaaaaaaatctgatttgattttaaatcagatttttttatttaaatttttttattcctttacaCAAACATTTCTAAAACAATGTAGGAACACCAAAA carries:
- the LOC121416084 gene encoding 1,2-dihydroxy-3-keto-5-methylthiopentene dioxygenase-like; this translates as MGVEAWYMDDNTDVDQREEHHRSPPEYVSEEEIAKHGILFWTVNPDDYQNDATYNKVRKDRGYSYEDEITITKEGLPNYEEKIKMFFEEHLHLDEEIRFCLDGSGYFDFRDYKERWVRMKFTKGTFFVLPAGIYHRFTLDTNNYVKAKRLFVGEPVWTPYNRPSDDKPQRAAYLESIKGLAED